In Xenopus laevis strain J_2021 chromosome 2S, Xenopus_laevis_v10.1, whole genome shotgun sequence, a genomic segment contains:
- the LOC121400526 gene encoding uncharacterized protein LOC121400526: MSLTKLYVDTDKLIQLVENRPALYMTEQPLYHNKIARRQLWDEVAVELFEGWEALSDVEKNLRVKEMQMRWKHVRDCFRREVAAQKTDTRSGASPSKRKKYIYAEHLTFLLPAFAKRQTSSNLDDEVQETVDPANNNRTVTPTGTPTRPSTSSTTVTSPGTSSSTRTPPGTLSSTITPPSQSSQSDITRAAKRKKSNISYGDVQNMLSKLCDSVSSSREASQESSAKRAYAFEDSQEFAFYTGLIPTIMMVPEGHMQMLRMDFLQLLYKYLPQGNNVPNRPLMHPPQPFHQPPQSFSMPQSSTPNPYPYPFPYPSTSQAWDPSQNSFTDL, from the exons atgtcttTGACAAAGCTGTATGTTGATACAGACAAGCTGATTCAATTGGTGGAAAACCGACCTGCTCTCTATATGACAGAGCAACCGTTATATCACAACAAAATTGCTAGGAGACAATTGTGGGATGAGGTGGCGGTTGAACTGTTTGAAGGCTGGGAAGCTCTTTCGGATGTTGAAAAAAATTTGCGAG TCAAAGAAATGCAAATGCGCTGGAAGCATGTTCGTGATTGCTTTCGTAGGGAAGTGGCTGCCCAGAAGACAGACACACGGAGTGGTGCATCGCCTTCCAAACGGAAGAAGTACATCTATGcagaacatttaacatttttactacCTGCTTTTGCTAAGAGACA AACTTCTAGCAATCTGGATGATGAGGTTCAAGAAACAGTGGATCCTGCAAACAATAACAGAACTGTTACACCAACTGGCACTCCTACAAGACCTAGCACTTCCAGTACCACTGTCACCTCACCTGGCACTTCCAGCAGTACTCGCACTCCACCTGGCACTTTAAGCAGCACTATCACCCCACCTTCACAATCATCTCAATCTGACATCACTCgggcagcaaaaagaaaaaaatcaaacatttcataTGGTGATGTACAAAATATGCTGTCCAAGTTATGTGATTCGGTCTCATCTTCCAGAGAGGCTTCCCAAGAATCTTCTGCTAAGAGGGCCTATGCCTTTGAGGATTCTCAAGAATTTGCCTTTTATACTGGTTTAATTCCAACCATTATGATGGTTCCTGAGGGGCATATGCAAATGCTGAGAATGGACTTTTTGCAgttgctatataaatatttaccccAAGGCAATAACGTACCAAACAGGCCTCTTATGCACCCACCGCAACCATTTCATCAACCCCCACAATCATTCAGTATGCCTCAAAGTAGTACCCCAAACCCTTATCCTTACCCTTTTCCATACCCTTCGACTTCACAAGCATGGGATCCTTCCCAAAATTCATTTACCGACCTTTAA
- the gpr143.S gene encoding G protein-coupled receptor 143 S homeolog isoform X1 yields the protein MASPRLETFCCPNRDAATQLVLDFQPQVYGSLCFGSGLLSLLLTIVQLLPKTMQGYRRHGRSMFPKPSSSRILFLVIVCDLLGCLGILIRSSVWISSSGFISNMSLMNSSDIWPSTFCVGSAMWIQLFYSASSWWLFCYAIDAYLVVRRSAGISTIVLYHMMTWGLALMLCIEGVAMLYYPSVSKLSVMNHRRSHSGSRGSPSQENQPERCKSSRRECIACGEPAMLDKRLCKKCLMEASNPPMEQLNSMMDWMQSTFKQSMATMVDEVMGKVMHNLSKQGCIPAASAGTTAGSSRTVQERDSISSEGEISETDTDEAEESAFNIDFIEPLIRHMRITLDLDEEEQLPKQDKMFRTREKKTQVFPVHDVIASMINAEWETPDRKMGESKRFNRMFPFSEKYVKSWNAVPKVDAAITRVARRTTLPVDEGVSLKDAMERRQDAILKKLYLAGGKACKTTVATTSLTRANSIWISEVEKAVKEGADQDKILDIIQDIKTANNFASEASLEGARVAARSMGLAVAARRALWLRHWHADSQSKHNLCSLPFKGEFLFGERLDQIISKASAGKSAFLPQDRKDRRNFRNQKPSFRDTKQYKPGKPFVHKPWRSRFRNQDKRDQKPEKKTA from the exons ATGGCTTCCCCAAGGCTGGAGACGTTCTGCTGCCCTAACAGGGATGCAGCTACACAATTAGTGCTTGATTTCCAGCCTCAGGTTTATGGCTCGCTGTGTTTCGGCAGTGGATTGCTGAGTCTCTTGCTGACCATTGTCCAGCTGCTGCCCAAGACAATGCAGGGCTACAGGAGACATGGGAGATCAATGTTTCCTAAACCTTCCTCCTCCAGGATCTTGTTTCTAGTTATTGTCTGTGACCTGCTGGGCTGCCTAG GCATTTTAATTCGATCATCAGTATGGATATCATCCTCAGGTTTCATTAGTAACATGTCACTAATGAATTCTTCAGACATCTGGCCTTCAACCTTTTGTGTTGGAAGTGCG ATGTGGATACAGCTGTTTTACAGTGCAAGTTCCTGGTGGTTATTTTGCTATGCAATTGATGCCTACCTCGTGGTTCGTAGATCTGCAGGAATAAG CACAATTGTTTTGTATCACATGATGACGTGGGGCCTGGCACTGATGCTGTGCATTGAAGGTGTTGCTATGCTTTACTATCCTTCGGTTTCCAA GCTGTCTGTAATGAATCACAGGCGTTCACACTCAGGCTCAAGGGG GAGCCCATCACAGGAAAATCAGCCAGAAAGATGTAAAAGTTCCAGACGGGAGTGTATAGCATGTGGTGAACCAGCCATGCTGGAtaaaaggctgtgcaaaaaatgcctaatggaggctaGCAATCCTCCCATGGAACAACTGAATAGCATGATGGACTGGATGCAATCCACCTTCAAGCAATCCATGGCTACTATGGTAGATGAAGTCATGGGTAAAGTAATGCATAATCTGAGTAAACAAGGATGCATACCTGCTGCCAGTGCAGGGACGACAGCCGGATCATCTAGAACAGTACAAGAAAGAGACTCTATTTCCTCTGAAGGGGAAATATCAGAAACAGATACAGATGAAGCAGAGGAATCAGCTTTCAATATTGATTTTATTGAGCCTCTAATAAGACACATGAGAATCACACTAGACTTAGATGAAGAAGAACAGCTACCCAAACAAGATAAAATGTTCAGAACtagagaaaagaaaacacaggTGTTTCCGGTCCATGATGTGATTGCTAGCATGATAAATGCCGAATGGGAAACCCCTGACAGAAAAATGGGGGAATCTAAGAGGTTTAACAGAATGTTTCCTTTTTCAGAAAAATATGTGAAATCATGGAATGCTGTTCCCAAAGTAGATGCGGCAATCACCAGAGTGGCTAGACGAACAACATTGCCAGTTGATGAGGGTGTTTCCCTCAAAGATGCCATGGAAAGAAGGCAAGATGCCATTCTAAAGAAGCTGTACCTTGCAGGAGGAAAGGCTTGCAAAACAACGGTAGCAACCACATCACTCACCAGAGCCAACAGCATTTGGATATCTGAGGTTGAGAAAGCGGTTAAAGAAGGAGCAGATCAAGATAAAATTCTGGACATAATTCAAGAcattaaaacagcaaataattttgcTTCTGAAGCCTCCCTTGAGGGAGCAAGGGTGGCAGCCAGATCCATGGGCCTTGCAGTTGCAGCCAGACGAGCACTGTGGTTGCGTCATTGGCATGCAGACTCTCAGTCCAAGCATAACCTCTGCTCcctgccatttaaaggagaattccttTTTGGGGAACGTTTAGATCAAATAATCTCCAAGGCGTCAGCGGGAAAATCAGCTTTTTTGCCGCAAGATCGCAAGGATAGAAGGAATTTCAGAAATCAGAAACCATCATTCCGGGATACCAAAC